The nucleotide window CGCGTCCGGCCCTTCCGGGGCCTTCGAGAACGTACGGAGAACTCATGAACGACATGCCAGACCCCACGCGTGTACCCGTGGCACTGATCACGGGAGGGGACTCGGGAATCGGCCGGGCCACCGCCGTACGGCTGGCTGCGGCCGGCATGGACGTCGGTATCACCTGGCACAGCGACGCACAGGGCGCCGAGGAGACCGCTGCCGAGGTACGGTCCCACGGCCGCCGGGCCGTCCACGCGCACCAGGACCTGACAGACCCGTCCCGCGCCGCGGACGTCATCGACGCCCTGGTGGAGAAGCTGGGAGCGGTCGACGTCCTGGTCAACAACGCGGGGACCGGTACGTCCACCCCCTTCCTCGACATCGACCACGAGACGGTGCAGCAGGTTCTGGATGTGGACCTGGTCGGACCGTTCCTGTGCTCCCAGCGGGCCGCGCGCCACATGATCGCGCGGGGCGGGGGAGGGCGGATCGTGAACGTCACGTCCGTGCACGAGCACCAGCCGCGCGTGGGAGCCGCGCCGTACTGCGCGGCCAAGGCCGGCCTGGGGCTGCTGACGCAGGTGATGGCGCTGGAGCTGGCCGAGCACGGGATCACGGTCAACGCGGTGGCACCCGGTGAGATCGCCACGCCCATGACCGGTGAGATCGCCACGCCCATGACCGGTCAGGAGGACACGGACGTGACCGAGGAACGCCGCCCCGGTATCCCGCTGGGCCGGCCGGGTGACGCCAGAGAGGTCGCCGCCGTGATCGCCTTCCTCGCCGGGACGGACGCGTCCTACACGACAGGAGCCTCATGGGCGGTGGACGGCGGCATGCTGCGCATGGGCCCGCAGGCCGGATCCCACCTGGACAGCGACGACTGGCGCAGGCCGTGAGGAGCACCGCTTCACCACGGGCACCGCGGGCACCACGGTGAAGCGGTCGCCTGTGAGCCGTCAGGTGTGGGAGGGGCGCAGGAGACCAGGAAGCTGCTGACCGTGACCAGTCCGATGGCCAGGTGGGCTTCCTCGAACGCCTCGGGGATCATCGTGTCGGCGACCGTCGCGAGGACCGCCGAAAGGGTGCTCGCTGCGGCGACGGCACCCCACGCCCCGAAGACGTGCGCCCTGCTACGGCCGGCCTTCTTCATCCCCGCCGAGCTGGACGGCCCTTCGGGAACATTGCTGACGAACAGCGTCGCCACGGTCACCGGACTCACTGCTCCGCCGTCGAGCAGGCTCACGCCGATGACCGCCGACTCCGGAACGCCGTCGAGCAGGGCACCGAAGGCCAGCGCGAGTCCCGAACCGTTCTGCTGGTCCTTGGAGGGCCGTGCCTGGTCCCGGTGGTGGCCGGAGCGCTCGCGGTGGCGGGCACCGCGCCGGGCCAGCCACATGTCGCCCGCCGTGTAAACCACGACACCGGCCAGCGTGCCGATGGCCGTCGGCGCCAGTCCTGCCTGCTCGTAGGCTTCCCCGACCAGCTCGAAACCGACCGCTGACAGCAGCACGCCGGCCCCGAAGGCCATCACTGCCGCGATCGCCTTCTGCGGCGCCCGCAACCCGAACCCCACCAGCGCCACCGCCACCGGCACCGCCCTCAGAAGCAGCGCAGAACCCGCCACCAGCCCTCACCGGCCCGCCTGAACCACTCCTGTCATGGGCCCATGGGTACCCGGCCCCGGTCATGTCGCCAGCCGATGACGCCAAGTTCCTCATGGCGGGACAACGGTTCGGCTCGGCTGAGGTCGTCCTGCCGTGCCATGTCGCGGTGTTGCCCCACACCGTGCGGCGCGAGGGGCCTCCAGGAGTCGGGCTGACCGTCGGTCCGGCGCGGGATCAGTGCGTTCGGGCGCGTGAGCCGGGGCGGGTCAGGCCCACGACGGCCACGGCCACGAGCGCCAGGGCGGCGAGGCCGGAGATCAGGGGCAGCACTGCCATGCCGTTCTTCAACTGATTCGCGGCGTTGAACGCCAGAAGGACTCCGGCCAGGAGGTAGAGAACACTCAGGGGCCGGCTCGTCGGGATGATCCGCCAGGTGCGCTCACTCATGCCTGCCTCCAACTCGACTTTTCTGCAACGCAGTTCACATGCCCGAAGATCCAGGAGCCATTCACTCCGTGCCGGCGGCCGTGCCCAAGACACTCCTCCTCGACCGCACGGAGACGCCCGGCGCGGGGCTGCGCACGCTGAAGACACTCGCCGCGCACTTCACACGGCACGCCGCCGCCGTCCGGCCACCCGCCCCCGTGGAGGAGGGAACGAGGGAACGAGGGAACGAGGGAACGAGGGAACGAGGGCGGAGCGTATTGGAGTCTCCCGCAGTTGCAGGACCTGCTGGACGAATGGATCCTCGCCGCGTGGCATCGCCGTCTCCAGGATCAGCTGCGCCACCCGCTGCAGGGCCGGGCGTCACCGGCCGCCCGCAGGAGATGCGGGAAGAGCGTGCACGACGCCATGGTCCGCTGGCGGGGACGGTCGACCTGGGACTGTTGAGCGGATGGATCTCCACGCAGGTGCCCCGGCCCTGGCGGTTGAGGGGGGCGAGGAGGTAGCGAGCGACGTTCTCGCGCCGCACGGTCCGGCAGGCCTGCTCGATGCGTTCCGGGTTCTTGCGCGAGAGGGCGTGCGGGTGCCGGCCTGCCAGGCGCGCAGGGTGCGGCCGGTGACCGTCAGCCTGGCCGTGCGGGCCGCCCCTTCGAACGTCCGCTGCCGGCCGGCCCTCATCTCACCGGAGGGTCGGGACAACCATCAGCACAAACACAATGACGGGCGACATCAGCATCATCGCCACATGCGCGAGCAGGGACCGCGTCATACCCGACACGGCAAAGAGGATCGTCCCGCCCAACAGCCATCCCACGTACAGTTCGCCGGCACGGTGCCAAGCAGCCGTTTCCTCGGCGCCAGTGGTCGGCTCGGCGCCGAGGACTCCGATGGACATCAGGAGCAGCACACCGCACATCAGCAGATCGCCGACCCCGACGATCACAGAGACCGTCTTGTCCGTCAGTCGTGCCTGCGCCCACGGGCGTATCGCGCTCATGAGCCCGGGAGCATATCCGCCGTGTACGTCGCTGCCGCGACAGCGGCATCACCCGATGAGCCAAGTGCGGCGCGCAGGAAGAGCCGAGGCGCAACCGGTGAAGCACGGGCACCGTTGCCCCGAGGCACACCCACACCCACCCCGGCCCGGGAACAAGTGGCACCTGGACGAGGTCTTCATCAAGATCAATGATGCGCAGAAGTACCTCTGGCGGGTGGTGGGCACCGACCGAATGCGCTCCTGCGGCGCGGCCCACCGTGAGGTCATGCCCTCGGCCGAACACCGTGCCCACAAGGGTTTGAACAACCGGGCAGAGAACAGTCATCAGCCGACAAGGCGGCGTGAACGCGCGACGAAAAACTTCCGCAGCATCGGCGCGGCCCAGCGGTTCCTGTCCGCGTTCAGCGGCGTCTCACCCCATTTCCGACCCCGGCGCCATCTGACGACCGCCTCCGGCCGCCGAGCCGGGATGACCATCCGCTTCGCGATCCGGGTCCGGATCACCGCCACCTTCCGCCGGCCCACCGAGGCCTGGCACCGGCACGGAACGCGGCCCCACCACGCCCCACCACGCCCCGACACGCCGTCAGGAACCCACACACCCGACAATGCGACAGCGCCCGGTGCGGGCCTCCTGCTCCTGGCGTTCGTCCCGGACCGACTGCGCGGGGGGCAGACGTCGTGCGCAGCATCCCGGATCTCCTCCCGCCACCACGCCAACCGGCTGGTAGCGCGCATGGGCGACTCCACCCTGCTCCACGACACCGGGCATCCTGCATCAGAACGGTGACCGTCTGCCCCCGGGAAGCCTTCCCAGGGACGGCGGCCGCTCAGCCGGACCCAGGTGCGTCGGCCCCAGAATGCGCTCTCGCCCGCGGCGGCCTGCCGCAGTGTCCGTTCACCTCCAGCAGAGTGTGTCCGGGCTCTTGGCTGTTCGCACCCGGAAGGCTAAGTTTCCGCCGACAACGTTGCCAGAGACCAGGTGCGGAGCCGCGCGAACCGCAGACGCCCGTAGTGGAGATAGAGGTATCCGATGTCAGATCGACACCCAAGGACCCGAAAGACTTCACCCCGAGCCCCGTTGGCGATGGGCGCCATCACGGCAGCGTTAACAGTGGCGGTGACCCTGCTGGCCACAAGCGTGCAAGCGCAGGGCGCCATCCGCAGCGCGGATGCCGCGGCGGCCGGTCCCGACTACGTCGCGATGGGCAGTTCCTTCGCCGCCGGTCCCGGAATCACACCGGTACAGTCCGGCAACGGGGCAGCAGCATGCGGACGGTCAAGCAACAACTACCCCAGCATCGTCGCCCGCGACATCGGCGCGAACCTGACGGACGTCTCCTGCAGCGGGGCGACGACCGCGCACCTGCTGACCGACGACCAGTCCGGCCAAGCACCGCAGGTCCGGTCCGTGACCGGGGCGACCCGCGTGGTCACGATCACCATCGGCGGCAACGACGTCAACTACCTCGGCAGCCTCGGCTCCTACTCCTGCCAGACCAGCGGCGGCACGAACTGCGGCAGCGTGGACCAGAACGCGATCAACCAGACCTTCGACGTGCTGACCGGACGGCTTCAGAATGTTGTGAACGCCGTCCACGACGCATCCCCGCAAGCGCATGTCTTCCTGGTGAACTACTTCACGATCCTGCCCGACTCCGGCGTCTGCACCGATGTGCCGCTCACCGGTGACCAGGCGGCATTCGAACGCAGCATCGCCACGCGCCTCGCCTCCGCGACCGCCACCGCGGCGACCACCACCGGTGCCACACTCGTCGACCTGGGAGCCGCCAGCCGCGGGCACGACGCCTGTGCCTCGGCCCCGTGGGTGGAGACGTACCGGCCGGCCGCCGGCCGCGCTCAGTACCACCCGAACGAGGCCGGCATGAAGGCCGCCGCCACGCTGGTGGAATCCGCCCTCGCGGCGTCCGGGCAACTGCGGACCGCGGCCGTCAGCTCCGGAATCGCGGGCAAGTGCATGGACGTGGCGAGCTCCGGCACCGCCGACGGCACCCCTGTCCAGCTCTACGGCTGCAACGGCACCGGCGCGCAGAAGTGGACGTATGCGCCCGACACCGGCGGCGCCTTGCGAGCCCTGGGCGGCTGCCTGGACGTCAGCGCCGGCGGGACTGCCAACCACACCAAGGTCCAGTTGTGGCAGTGCAACGGATCCGGTGCCCAGCGCTGGATACCCGGACCCAACTCCTCGCTGGTCAACCCCCGGTCCGGGCGTTGCCTCGACGTACCTAACGGTTCCAGCGCGGACCGGACCCAACTGCAGATCTTCGACTGCAACGGCACCGCAGCGCAGCGATGGACGTCGGCGGGATGACCGTTCGGACGACGGGCAGCCAGGTGACTCCGCATTCCGGTGGACGACTGGCAGCTGGGCCTACAGCGCCGGCCAAGACGTGCTGCAGATCCGTCAAACGAGCGGCGTGACCAGGGTTGACGGGGTTACTGACGGGCTGCGGAGAGGCGGCTGCCGAAGGTGATGCCGAAGGCATTCAGCGCGGTCTTCTCGCTGGGGCGGGAGTTCGTTGTCCGCGGACAGCAGCACCGGACGGCACGACCTCTGATGTGTATCCGATCAGTGCTCAGCGGCTGTCCGTCAGGTGCACCTTGTGAAGATCAGTCGGATGGTTCGGTCTCTACGGAAGGGGCAGGCGCCGTCGGTCCTCCGAAATCAGGACTTGTGAACTCCGGAGTGGACGGAGTGGAGTAGCGGGGCCGGGAACCAGCGGCCGGGCCGTCATCGGGGCTGCTGAAGCCAGGGCGGCTGTACCCGAGTTGCGCAGTGCGGCTGATGCGCCTTGAGCCGGAACCGGCTGTGACAGGGTCCGCCAGGGCTGCACGAAGGAACGGCATGATGCCGTGCTCGACAAGGGCGCCCTGCCAGGCCTCCTTAGCCTGCTCAACCTCCTCATCGTATTCGCGGCTCCCCTCTGCCTGGGGCGGGTTGGAACCGTTGCGAAGGGTTGTGAGGAGCAGTGCGACGGCAGCAACGAGGATCGAGACCGCAGTGATGACGCCGAACAGCCATCCGGTGGTGATGAGGGGCCGTGCGATGCCCGTTTCGGGGTTGAGGATCCTCAGGAGGTAACCGACGAGCAGGAAGATCGCCGTGGCTGTTCCGGCGAGAACGGGGGCGAGCACGACAGCGACCGCAGCGGCACCTGCTCCGGCACTCTCGGCGGCCTCTCCCATGGCGGAGGCACTCTTCACCTCAAGGTCGTCCCGCTCTGCGGTCTCGACGTCATGCTGCATGAGGGCGGGGGGACGGGAGGACTGCGACTTGCGCAGTTCGTCGCGGACGTCCACATAGTGCTGATATTCGCTGGCCGCACCGGCCGTGATCGGAACGACGGCGTTCAATGCCATCGTGCGCAGCTGCTCGGTAGTGAGGCTCCGGCGTCCGGCGAGTTCGGGGTGCTGCGCTGTGGAGCGCAGCACTTCGTCGAGGATGTGTTCGTATGCGGGGCGGTCCTCGCTCAGGAGAGGCTGCGCGATACGGCGGTCGCGGGGTGCTTGTGGGCTCGGCTCCGGCGCGGGGTTGCGTTGCGGGCTTGGTTGATCCGCGCCGTGCGGTGTGGGGTTGGTTTCCTTTGGCTGGAGATGCTTGATTGGCTGAGCTTGGGGCGACTGATGGGGAGCAGGCGCCGCCGGCCCGGGGCGATCTGGTTGTTGTCCACTCGAGGGTGCTGCGGTTGTCCTGGAAGCCTCACGGCGTGAGGGTGTACGCGGCTGTACCGGGTGAGCATGGGCACCCAGGAGCGAGGCAAGCAGGCGGCGTCCGAGGGGCAATTGGCGCTGCTGCGCGATGACGGGGCGCCGGTTCCTGCTGGGGTCGCCGCCGACAACGGCTGTGATGATGCGCCGCAGGGTGGAGGGCTGCGTCATAGTGCTGTGCCTTCCTCGCTGACGGTCGGATTGCGAGGAAGACGCGGCGTTTCCTGAGCGCCATCGATACCCCGCTGGGTCGAGCGGGATGCCGGATGACCGTTCGGCTGCGGATCGGAAGCTGCCATATCTCGCGAGCTGCTGCTCAGCGCACTGGGGTGGCCGTTGTCGACAGCGGGTGAGGCGGTGGGCAGTCTCAGTGGTGTGGGGTCGGCCGCGACGGCCGGTGCGGACTGGGGCGCGGTGGTGACGTCCAGCGGTGCTGGCAGCCATGAAGTTACGGGTGTCGAGGGCGAGGGAACTTCGGCCGCGGCTTCGTCAGCGCTCGCAGGCGGTGAGGGCGTGACGGTGACGGCATCACCGACCGCTTGGATGCGGCCGAGTTGCGTCAGAATCACTGGTGCTGAGAGGCCTACGACGATGGCCGCGTATGCGCCGCTGATTTGTCCCGTGGTGCCGAAGAGTACCGCGGCGCCGGCTCCCATCGCGCTGTGCACGACAACGGCAACCGGGTCGGCGAGGGAGTCGAAGTACTGTGCGAAATGGGGTGGTTCCTCGTCATGCCCGGCGGGGAGGCGCCGGTGGCTTTGACGGTCGGCTCGCCACTCGCGGAACCGGATATAGGCCTCAAGGAGGCCGCGTAAAGCGCCTCCTACCGCTCCGAGCAGGATGAGCATCGGCACGTCCATGGTGTTCCCCGGTGATACCAGCGGTTGGGCTCCCGACACGGGACCCACTCCGTGAGCGTAGAACTCGAGGGCAGGACGAAGGAAGAGCGCATGCGCCAGGCGCGCGGCAAGCCGTGCGATGCGACGGCTGGTTGCCCTGTCTCAACGACAGAGAGCCGTCCTGGTCCCGCTATGCAGTGTGGATCCGCTTGGGAGGGGCGCGCAGACTGGTTGCGGTGAGACGAAACGGCAGGTCTCAGGAGTGACGATGCCTTATGCCGATGCGTCGATGACATGGTTGATCGCGGAGGCGACATCATGAGCGACATAGGTGGGCTGGTAGGAGTTGCGGGGCCAGGGCCGGCCGTTTGTCACCCACACGTTTCGAAGACCGAGCATGTGGGCGCCTGCGATGTCGGCGTGCGGGGAATCGCCGATAACCCATGCTCCGGGCAAGGGGAGGCCGACGGTTGCCGCTGCTGCCTGGAAGATCTGCGGTTGCGGCTTCGTGTGGCCGACTTCTTCGGAGATGACCCAGCCTCGGACGAGCTGGTCGAGTCCGGTGTTCCGGATCTTCGCTTCCTGCTGGACGGTGCGGCCGTTGGTGACGATCACGCAGGTCCATCCCGCAACCCATGCGCGGATCAAAGCCTCGCGGGACGCGCGTGCCAGAACGACGCGGTCAGCGGCGCCGGTGTCGAGAAGGACACGGATGGCGGCAGCCGGCACCAGGTTGCTGTATCGATCGGTCAGAGCGGCGGCGACCTCGTGACGTGGGGTATAGCCACTGGCGTCGACAGCTACAACCCACGTGAGGTCGGATACGGGCAGACCGTGCTCGGCAAGGAAGCCAGCGACAGCAGCACGAAAGGCCGCATCGCGATCGATCAGAGTGTTGTCGAGGTCCAGCAGCAGCAGCGACATGGACAGCAGTAGACCACCGGCAACTGCGTACTCCCGCTGTCCGGCCAAGTTCGCTACGGCGGAGCCCGGACGACGCAGGTCGTGGAGACAACGACTCACTCGGATGAGATGGGACACCGGCGGCAGTGCCCTGGTCTCCCTCAAGCAGGGGAAGTTTGTTGTCCGCGGACGACAAGCAAGGTGAAACGCTCACCCGATGGGGTCTCCGCGACCTCAAAGGTGAATAAGGTAGCGCCACGACCGCGCCATACGACCCGATCGATCGGGAAAAGGCGTAGCCAAGCTGCCTGCTGAGCTGCCGAGTTGCCGAGCTGCACAAGGAACTGAAGCTCCGTGACGCAGGCAGCAAGCAGCTCAAGCGGGCCTTCTTCCTCTCCGCGTTCGCTGCACTTGGCGACCCTGCCTCCCGGGTCTACTACGACAAGAAGATCGCTCAGGGCAAGCACCACACGCAGGCCCTGCTCTGCCTCGCCAGACGCCGGGCCGACGTCCTCTTCGCGATGCTCCGCGACGGCACCTTCTACGAACGGCGGCCACCCACAGCGGTCAGCTGACCAGTGGTTTCGCCAACAGAACCACCTGATCGCTCTCAACATCGAACCCGAGTACCGGATGGCTGGGAGGGCCGCCCTCGCAATACATCACCACCGGCTTGCCCAACCGCCGCCCGATCACGGTGAGGAAGCCACAGAACAGGTCGAGTCGCTCCTGGCCCTGGAGTTCCCGCAGATCAACATCGAAGTCGATCTCCTCCACTGAGTAGAAGCGGAAGATAGCCAACACATCGGCCGTCGGCCAGACCCGCAGGTCCGGACACTCGGCATCCGCCGAGCGGGACAGCGTAGCCTCCGCCCGTGGCACCGGAAGCACCCCATCTCCCTGGGAGTACTGGTACTTCCAGCCCTTCTCCGCGACCAGATCGAGGACCGCCTGCCAGTCCTCCACCAAGGCATTCGCGACACGCACGTCCGGCAGCGACCCCATCAAGTCCGGGTCGAAGAAGGAACTCACGTCATCCCACCGCAGATCAGCCACCCCGCCATGCTGCCCGCCTCAGCGACCCAACGCACCCCCGTTTCTCTTGACGAAAGACATAGGGGCACTCCCCCGCCCCATGGGAGACGAGTTCGTTGTCCGCGCGCAACGAACTGGCCGCACCGGCTGAAGCTGAGGCAGGGGTCCCGCCGTTGCGGAGGCCCCTGGGCTGTGCCTGATGGATCAGATGGTCGTTTTTGCGCGCTGTGGGTGTTCGTGCGGGCCCGAGTGATGTCCCTCGGAGGCTGATCGAGCCGCTACTACCGGACCGGACACCTCGTCGGAGCGGACGGTGGACGGATCACCGGCGAGTGATCGACGCGGTGGCGTTCAAGTACCGCAACAACCTCGCCCGGCGTGACGTGCCGGGCGAGTGCCCTCCCTGGCAGACGGTGTTTGACCGGTTCACCTGTGGGGCCCGCGATGGCACCTGGCACCGCGTCCTCGTCGCTTTGCATGCCCACACGGACGTGGACGGCGATCTGGACTGGCTTGTTGGCGTCGATTCCACGGTCGTCCGCGCCCACCAGCACGGCGCCGGTGCCGCCCGATCGCCTTTGTGATCGCCGCTGGACAAACAGGTGACGCGGCGCAGTTTGAGCATGCCATGGCCGCTATCCGTGTCCCGCGCCCGGTCGGTCGACCTCGTGTCTGTCCCGACATCGTGCTCGCCGACCGCGCCTACTCATCTCGGGCGATCCGCGCCCACCTGCGCAGACGCGGAATCCGCGCGGTCATTTCCGAACCTGCCGACCAGCAGGCCAACCGGAAGCGCCACGGCCCGTGCGACGGCCGCCCGATCGCGCTCGACCGTGATGCTTACCGCCTCCGCAACCCTGTCGAACGCTGCATCGACCGGCTCAAACAATGGCGCGGCATTGCCATGCGCACCGACAAACTCGCCACGAACTGTCAGGCCGCACTCCACGTCGCAGCCGTCTTCCTCCGGCTCAAACCCTGATGCATCAGTCACCAGCGCCGAGGCCGCCGGCGATGACCAGTTCGCGACTGGTGAACTCGCCGGTGAGCAGGGGCATGGCAGCAGCGATCGCTTCCTTGGTCTCGGGCAACCGCAGGGATGCGTCGTGGTGGTCCTTCGAATCCCAGACCTCCGTGACCACGATCGTGTCCGGGTCATCGTCGGCCAGACCCACCACGTAGCTTCTGCAGCCGAGCTCGCGGAGACTATCGGCTCCGGAGAGCAGGATCGCAACCACGTCGTCGCGCTTGCCGGGCTGAGTCTTCATCGAACCGATGTAGCCATAGGCCATGTCATGCCGCCTTCGTCGGAGTTGCTGTTACTCAGCACCATCATGACCGCCTCTTCAGACGACACGACCGGCCCCCTGCCGCAACCCCGGAGTACACGAATCACTGATCCATCAAGAGCCGGGAAAGATCCATCAGACACGGCCTAGCCGCCGTGGTCTTCGTGGTTGCCCTGGTCGTCGTGGAGTTTGTCGCGACGTTCCTGTTCGCGCTTGGAGTAGGCGGCCGCCCGGATCGCCTCGTCGCTCTCCAAGCCCGATCCCAGCGCGCCGCCCACCGTGGCGACCGAAGCGACGAACCATGCCAGCGTCCAGTACTGCCCGGCGTGCAGCGGGGTTCGTGTGAGGAAGGCGAACACCCTCTCGTTGAGGACGAACAGCGCCCACACCAGGTTGATGACCAGCAGCCCCGCGTAGCAGACGAGCACCCCGATACCCACGGTCACGACCGTCGAGGCGTTGTAGAGGACCGTTCTCCTCCTCGCCTGCGGCGAAACCTCATCCGTTCGATGCCACAGGTGCGCGTCCACGATCAGCCAGCCGATCATGAGCGCGACGGACCCGACCATGGCGATCACCAGGCGTGGCGTGCTCAGGGACGCGGCCAGGGTCCAGATGGTGGAGTTCACGGTGGCGATCGCTCCCGTGGCGAGTGCGGCCGCCAGGGCTTTCGACAAGCCCGGCACCAGGCGCCACGGCCGGTTGGCGCGGACCATGCCGAAGAGCACTCTGAGGTAACCGCGCGGCCCGCTGACGACGTACCGCAGATCGGTGCTCTCCTGCTCACCGACCGGTTCCGCGCGGACAGGCGCGAAAGGCCCGGCGAAGCGACCCGGCGACGGCCGGCTCGCTGACGATTCCTCAGCCGCGGCGGGCTGCGGGCGCGCCAGGCTGAGCACGGCCTCCTCCACGGCCCGCTCGGCCCTCCTCTGCAGCCGCAGACCTCCCAGCGCGGGAAGAGACAGCAGCGCCAGAGCGTGTGCGTGGCTCAGATCCACCACGAGCTTGCGCCCGTGCGCGTGCAGCGGGAGGTCCGTGAGGGCCACCACGATGTCCCAGTTCTCCCTGCTCGCA belongs to Streptomyces sp. V3I8 and includes:
- a CDS encoding SDR family oxidoreductase, whose protein sequence is MPDPTRVPVALITGGDSGIGRATAVRLAAAGMDVGITWHSDAQGAEETAAEVRSHGRRAVHAHQDLTDPSRAADVIDALVEKLGAVDVLVNNAGTGTSTPFLDIDHETVQQVLDVDLVGPFLCSQRAARHMIARGGGGRIVNVTSVHEHQPRVGAAPYCAAKAGLGLLTQVMALELAEHGITVNAVAPGEIATPMTGEIATPMTGQEDTDVTEERRPGIPLGRPGDAREVAAVIAFLAGTDASYTTGASWAVDGGMLRMGPQAGSHLDSDDWRRP
- a CDS encoding ZIP family metal transporter codes for the protein MVAGSALLLRAVPVAVALVGFGLRAPQKAIAAVMAFGAGVLLSAVGFELVGEAYEQAGLAPTAIGTLAGVVVYTAGDMWLARRGARHRERSGHHRDQARPSKDQQNGSGLALAFGALLDGVPESAVIGVSLLDGGAVSPVTVATLFVSNVPEGPSSSAGMKKAGRSRAHVFGAWGAVAAASTLSAVLATVADTMIPEAFEEAHLAIGLVTVSSFLVSCAPPTPDGSQATASPWCPRCPW
- a CDS encoding ricin-type beta-trefoil lectin domain protein; translated protein: MQAQGAIRSADAAAAGPDYVAMGSSFAAGPGITPVQSGNGAAACGRSSNNYPSIVARDIGANLTDVSCSGATTAHLLTDDQSGQAPQVRSVTGATRVVTITIGGNDVNYLGSLGSYSCQTSGGTNCGSVDQNAINQTFDVLTGRLQNVVNAVHDASPQAHVFLVNYFTILPDSGVCTDVPLTGDQAAFERSIATRLASATATAATTTGATLVDLGAASRGHDACASAPWVETYRPAAGRAQYHPNEAGMKAAATLVESALAASGQLRTAAVSSGIAGKCMDVASSGTADGTPVQLYGCNGTGAQKWTYAPDTGGALRALGGCLDVSAGGTANHTKVQLWQCNGSGAQRWIPGPNSSLVNPRSGRCLDVPNGSSADRTQLQIFDCNGTAAQRWTSAG
- a CDS encoding HAD family hydrolase yields the protein MSLLLLDLDNTLIDRDAAFRAAVAGFLAEHGLPVSDLTWVVAVDASGYTPRHEVAAALTDRYSNLVPAAAIRVLLDTGAADRVVLARASREALIRAWVAGWTCVIVTNGRTVQQEAKIRNTGLDQLVRGWVISEEVGHTKPQPQIFQAAAATVGLPLPGAWVIGDSPHADIAGAHMLGLRNVWVTNGRPWPRNSYQPTYVAHDVASAINHVIDASA
- a CDS encoding putative quinol monooxygenase — protein: MAYGYIGSMKTQPGKRDDVVAILLSGADSLRELGCRSYVVGLADDDPDTIVVTEVWDSKDHHDASLRLPETKEAIAAAMPLLTGEFTSRELVIAGGLGAGD